In Salmo salar chromosome ssa15, Ssal_v3.1, whole genome shotgun sequence, one genomic interval encodes:
- the LOC123727156 gene encoding uncharacterized PE-PGRS family protein PE_PGRS24-like, translating into MDPGGASGPWWGFWTLVGFMDPGGVYGPWWGFWTLVGLMDPGGVYGPWWGFWTLVGFLDPGGASGPWWGLWTLVGFMDPGGVYGPWWGFWTLVGLMDPGGVYGPWWGWWGFWTLVGFLDPGGASGPWWGLWTLVGLMDPGGAYGPWWGFWTLVGLLEPGGASGPWWGFWNLVGLLDPGGAYGPWWGFWTLVGLLDPGGVSGPWWGFWTLVGLMDPGGVYGPWWGLWTLVGLLDPGGAYGPWWGLWTLVGMVGLLDPGWVSGPWWGFWTLVGFMDPGGASGPWWGLWTLVGLLDPGGASGTWWGFWTLVGLLEPGGASGPWWGLWTLVGFLDPGGASGPWLGFWTLVGLLDAGGASGPWWGFWTLVGLLEPGGASGPWWGFWTLVGFMDPGGVYGPWWGFWTLVGLMDPGGVYGPWWGFWTLVGFLDPGGAYGPWWGLWTLVGFMDPGGASGPWWGFWTLVGFMDPGGDGGASGPWLGFWTLVGLLDPGGAYGPWWGFWTLVGLLEPGGASGPWWGFWNLVGLLDPGGAYGPWWGFWTLVGLLDPGWVSGPWWGFWTLVGLLDPGGASGPWWGFWNLVGLLDAGGASGPWWGFWNLVGLLDAGGASGPWLGPWLDVSLVGVDVSLVGWM; encoded by the coding sequence ATGGACCCTGGTGGGGCTTCTGGACCCTGGTGGGGCTTCTGGACCCTGGTGGGGTTTATGGACCCTGGTGGGGTTTATGGACCCTGGTGGGGCTTCTGGACCCTGGTGGGGCTTATGGACCCTGGTGGGGTTTATGGACCCTGGTGGGGCTTCTGGACCCTGGTGGGGTTTCTGGACCCTGGTGGGGCTTCTGGACCCTGGTGGGGCTTATGGACCCTGGTGGGGTTTATGGACCCTGGTGGGGTTTATGGACCCTGGTGGGGCTTCTGGACCCTGGTGGGGCTTATGGACCCTGGTGGGGTTTATGGACCCTGGTGGGGATGGTGGGGCTTCTGGACCCTGGTTGGGTTTCTGGACCCTGGTGGGGCTTCTGGACCCTGGTGGGGTTTATGGACCCTGGTGGGGCTTATGGACCCTGGTGGGGCTTATGGACCCTGGTGGGGCTTCTGGACCCTGGTGGGGCTTCTGGAACCTGGTGGGGCTTCTGGACCCTGGTGGGGCTTCTGGAACCTGGTGGGGCTTCTGGACCCTGGTGGGGCTTATGGACCCTGGTGGGGTTTCTGGACCCTGGTGGGGCTTCTGGACCCTGGTGGGGTTTCTGGACCCTGGTGGGGCTTCTGGACCCTGGTGGGGCTTATGGACCCTGGTGGGGTTTATGGACCCTGGTGGGGTTTATGGACCCTGGTGGGGCTTCTGGACCCTGGTGGGGCTTATGGACCCTGGTGGGGTTTATGGACCCTGGTGGGGATGGTGGGGCTTCTGGACCCTGGTTGGGTTTCTGGACCCTGGTGGGGCTTCTGGACCCTGGTGGGGTTTATGGACCCTGGTGGGGCTTCTGGACCCTGGTGGGGCTTATGGACCCTGGTGGGGCTTCTGGACCCTGGTGGGGCTTCTGGAACCTGGTGGGGCTTCTGGACCCTGGTGGGGCTTCTGGAACCTGGTGGGGCTTCTGGACCCTGGTGGGGCTTATGGACCCTGGTGGGGTTTCTGGACCCTGGTGGGGCTTCTGGACCCTGGTTGGGTTTCTGGACCCTGGTGGGGCTTCTGGACGCTGGTGGGGCTTCTGGACCCTGGTGGGGCTTCTGGACCCTGGTGGGGCTTCTGGAACCTGGTGGGGCTTCTGGACCCTGGTGGGGCTTCTGGACCCTGGTGGGGTTTATGGACCCTGGTGGGGTTTATGGACCCTGGTGGGGCTTCTGGACCCTGGTGGGGCTTATGGACCCTGGTGGGGTTTATGGACCCTGGTGGGGCTTCTGGACCCTGGTGGGGTTTCTGGACCCTGGTGGGGCTTATGGACCCTGGTGGGGTTTATGGACCCTGGTGGGGTTTATGGACCCTGGTGGGGCTTCTGGACCCTGGTGGGGCTTCTGGACCCTGGTGGGGTTTATGGACCCTGGTGGGGATGGTGGGGCTTCTGGACCCTGGTTGGGTTTCTGGACCCTGGTGGGGCTTCTGGACCCTGGTGGGGCTTATGGACCCTGGTGGGGCTTCTGGACCCTGGTGGGGCTTCTGGAACCTGGTGGGGCTTCTGGACCCTGGTGGGGCTTCTGGAACCTGGTGGGGCTTCTGGACCCTGGTGGGGCTTATGGACCCTGGTGGGGTTTCTGGACCCTGGTGGGGCTTCTGGACCCTGGTTGGGTTTCTGGACCCTGGTGGGGCTTCTGGACGCTGGTGGGGCTTCTGGACCCTGGTGGGGCTTCTGGACCCTGGTGGGGCTTCTGGAACCTGGTGGGGCTTCTGGACGCTGGTGGGGCTTCTGGACCCTGGTGGGGCTTCTGGAACCTGGTGGGGCTTCTGGACGCTGGTGGGGCTTCTGGACCCTGGTTGGGACCCTGGTTGGATGTGTCTCTGGTTGGTGTGGATGTGTCCCTGGTTGGGTGGATGTGA